One Sphingomonas kaistensis genomic window, CAGGCCCGCAGTGTCGCCGGAGAGCTGCTCTTCGAGGCTCTTCAGGCGCTTGATCGAGTTCGAGATGGTCTTCCAGTTGGTCAGCATGCCGCCGAGCCAGCGATGGTTGACGAAGTGCTGGCCCGAACGGCCGGCGGCTTCGGCGACGGCGTCCTGCGCCTGGCGCTTGGTGCCGACGAACAGGACCTTGCCGCCGCGGGCGACGGTCTGCTGCACGAAGTCGAGGGCGCGAGCAAACAGCGGAACGCTCTGCGAGAGATCGATGATGTGAACGCCGTTGCGATCGCCGAAGATGTACGGCTTCATGCGCGGGTTCCAGCGGTGGGTCTGGTGACCGAAGTGAGCGCCAGCTTCAAGCAGCTGCTGCATCGAGACGAGCGTGCTCGCCATAGGGATAATTCCTTCCGGTTGATCCTCTGGGAAGCGGGAACATGCGGCCTTACGGCAGCACGCACCGGGTTATGATGCTTCCCATGCGGGGTTTGTGTTCGCCGTCGCCAGCACTTCGAATGGTAGCGGAGGAGGGACTTGAACCCCCGACACGCGGATTATGATTCCGCTGCTCTAACCAGCTGAGCTACTCCGCCCCTCTCGGGGTGCCGTGATGGCGGGCGGGCCTATACGTCGGGGTTTGTTCCTGGTCAACGCCAAGGAACCGCCGGTGTGGCACAGGGTTGAGCGCGCAAAGGAGATCAATCAAGATGGACCCGCTGACGCCGCTCGATACCCTGTGCCGGATCATCCTGCGCGCCAAGGAATATGAAGCCCAGGTCCCGTCGGACTACGACGAGGGCGAGGATGCAGAAAATATCGACGGCGAGGACGGCGAAGCGCTGTCG contains:
- the rpsB gene encoding 30S ribosomal protein S2; translation: MASTLVSMQQLLEAGAHFGHQTHRWNPRMKPYIFGDRNGVHIIDLSQSVPLFARALDFVQQTVARGGKVLFVGTKRQAQDAVAEAAGRSGQHFVNHRWLGGMLTNWKTISNSIKRLKSLEEQLSGDTAGLTKKEVLQLTRERDKLEKSLGGIRDMGGLPDVMFVIDTNKEELAIKEANVLGIPVVAILDSNSNPEGIAFPVPGNDDASRAIRLYADAVAEASTSGKTGNQQRQGVDIGAMAEPPAEAALEA